The Halosimplex litoreum genome has a window encoding:
- a CDS encoding peroxiredoxin has translation MALEPGDPAPEVAAPNQDGETVEPDWAGVSVVYFYPKDDTPGCTTEAEQFQTELETYRDAGVTVYGVSVDGVASHAEFAEEYGIEFDLLADPDGEVVDAFDVERTRGVASRTTFVVVDGSVQATYTGVDADGHARNVLADLVETGVVSLDD, from the coding sequence ATGGCACTCGAACCCGGCGACCCGGCGCCCGAGGTGGCGGCCCCGAACCAGGACGGCGAGACGGTCGAGCCCGACTGGGCGGGCGTCTCGGTCGTCTACTTCTACCCGAAAGACGACACGCCCGGCTGTACGACCGAGGCCGAGCAGTTCCAGACGGAACTGGAGACGTATCGCGACGCGGGCGTGACCGTCTACGGCGTCTCCGTCGACGGCGTCGCCTCCCACGCCGAGTTCGCCGAGGAGTACGGGATCGAGTTCGACCTGCTGGCCGACCCCGACGGCGAGGTCGTCGACGCCTTCGACGTGGAGCGAACCCGGGGCGTCGCGAGTCGAACGACGTTCGTCGTCGTCGACGGGTCCGTCCAGGCGACCTACACCGGCGTCGACGCCGACGGTCACGCCCGGAACGTGCTCGCCGACCTGGTCGAGACGGGCGTCGTCTCGCTCGACGACTGA
- a CDS encoding Hsp20/alpha crystallin family protein, with amino-acid sequence MTGSTDPFGDIEELIDVMTGGMEQSGDLAVDVADTGEAFVVVADLPGYEREDIDVQLTDSTTLALSASRETEAVAEADRYVTRERHGQSTTRRVGLPEPVVESEASASYEQGVLTVALPKQTTGDDGGTDIPVN; translated from the coding sequence ATGACAGGATCTACCGATCCGTTCGGCGACATCGAGGAGCTGATCGACGTGATGACCGGCGGGATGGAGCAATCGGGCGATCTGGCGGTCGACGTGGCCGACACCGGCGAGGCGTTCGTCGTCGTCGCCGACCTCCCCGGCTACGAACGCGAGGACATCGACGTGCAACTGACCGACTCGACGACGCTCGCCCTGTCGGCCAGCCGCGAGACCGAGGCCGTCGCGGAGGCCGACCGCTACGTCACGCGCGAACGGCACGGTCAGTCGACCACTCGTCGGGTCGGACTCCCCGAACCCGTCGTCGAGTCCGAAGCGAGTGCGTCCTACGAGCAGGGGGTGTTGACCGTCGCGTTGCCGAAGCAGACGACGGGCGACGACGGCGGGACCGACATTCCGGTCAACTGA
- a CDS encoding PAS domain-containing sensor histidine kinase, with amino-acid sequence MTSRERRENERDDDPPAASADAPAESPPGHSDEYETIFRTVDDAVFLVELDGADSSDTFRYRRVNPAYESLTELEPSEILHMTPREVFGDSLGDAIAAEYRRCVEADETVEYEETLSLPAGRRRLETKLTPVHTDGEVTRIVGISRDITERRERAREFERNRDLLSKTERLAHVGGWELDCRTDDLRWTDGTRSIFDTEDGYEPTLDDAVEFYHPEDRPRIRRLVRRCREAGTPYDVVLRARTDAGDERWVRSFGEAVPADGEADAGDAAEAPGSSDVVAVRGAVMDVTEQRSRERDRRVFEKAVEQAGHGIVITDPEGTIEYVNPAYAADTGYDRQEAIGLNPRIVKSGKHDREFYEELWETVLAGETWEAEIVNRRKSGELYHVDQTIAPIADDDGITHFVGIESETTDRQLREQRLSVLNRVLRHNLRNAMTVVRGHASVLRRELDDEELRSHAGTIEAWADDLTALGEKAATARSLFEREGDPDTVCDARETLSTVASEFAECYPDAEITLEAPDSVPAKADDRLAVAVRELVDNALAHHDRTPPAVTLGAASVGGGATNWAEITVADTGPGIPESERAAIEAGEETQVTHGSGIGLWLARWVVAGFGGELSIEDNDPRGTVVRLRLPAPVDAT; translated from the coding sequence ATGACCTCTCGCGAGCGGCGTGAGAACGAGCGGGACGACGACCCGCCGGCAGCCTCCGCCGACGCTCCCGCCGAATCACCGCCCGGCCACTCCGACGAGTACGAGACCATCTTCCGGACCGTCGACGACGCGGTCTTCCTCGTCGAGCTCGACGGCGCGGACTCGAGCGACACGTTCCGATATCGCCGCGTCAACCCTGCCTACGAGTCGCTCACCGAACTGGAGCCCTCGGAGATACTGCACATGACGCCCCGGGAGGTGTTCGGCGACTCCCTCGGGGACGCTATCGCCGCGGAGTACCGTCGCTGCGTCGAGGCGGACGAAACCGTCGAGTACGAGGAGACGCTCTCGCTGCCCGCCGGGCGCCGGAGGCTCGAGACGAAGCTGACGCCGGTCCACACCGACGGCGAGGTGACGCGGATCGTCGGAATCTCCCGGGACATCACCGAGCGGCGCGAGCGGGCGCGCGAGTTCGAGCGGAACCGCGACCTCCTCTCGAAGACCGAGCGGCTGGCGCACGTCGGCGGCTGGGAGCTCGACTGCCGCACCGACGACCTCCGCTGGACGGACGGGACGCGGTCGATCTTCGACACCGAAGACGGGTACGAACCGACGCTCGACGACGCGGTCGAGTTCTATCACCCCGAGGACCGCCCACGGATCCGACGGCTCGTCCGCCGGTGTCGGGAGGCCGGGACGCCGTACGACGTGGTGCTCCGGGCGCGCACCGACGCGGGCGACGAGCGATGGGTTCGCTCGTTCGGCGAGGCGGTTCCCGCGGACGGCGAAGCCGACGCCGGCGACGCGGCCGAGGCCCCGGGAAGCAGCGACGTGGTCGCAGTGCGCGGCGCCGTAATGGACGTGACCGAGCAGCGGTCGCGCGAGCGCGACCGTCGGGTGTTCGAGAAAGCCGTCGAACAGGCCGGTCACGGCATCGTGATCACCGATCCAGAGGGGACGATCGAATACGTGAATCCGGCCTACGCGGCCGATACCGGCTACGACCGCCAGGAGGCCATCGGGCTGAACCCGCGGATCGTCAAGTCCGGGAAACACGACCGCGAGTTCTACGAGGAGCTCTGGGAGACGGTCCTCGCGGGCGAGACCTGGGAGGCCGAGATCGTCAACCGCCGCAAGTCCGGCGAGCTGTATCACGTCGACCAGACGATCGCCCCGATCGCCGACGACGACGGGATAACCCACTTCGTCGGCATCGAGTCTGAGACCACCGACCGGCAGTTACGCGAACAGCGGCTGAGCGTCCTCAATCGCGTGTTGCGACACAACCTCCGCAACGCGATGACGGTCGTCCGCGGACACGCCTCGGTGCTCCGGCGCGAACTCGACGACGAAGAGTTGCGATCGCACGCGGGCACCATCGAGGCGTGGGCCGACGACCTGACCGCGCTCGGCGAGAAGGCCGCGACGGCCCGGTCGCTGTTCGAGCGCGAAGGCGACCCCGACACCGTCTGCGACGCGCGCGAGACGCTCTCGACCGTCGCCAGCGAGTTCGCGGAGTGTTACCCCGACGCCGAGATCACGCTCGAAGCCCCCGATTCCGTCCCCGCGAAGGCCGACGACCGACTCGCCGTCGCGGTTCGCGAACTCGTCGACAACGCGCTGGCTCACCACGATCGCACCCCGCCTGCGGTGACGCTCGGGGCCGCATCTGTCGGTGGCGGAGCGACGAACTGGGCCGAGATCACCGTCGCCGACACGGGCCCGGGGATCCCCGAGTCCGAGCGTGCGGCGATCGAGGCCGGTGAGGAGACCCAGGTCACACACGGGAGCGGGATCGGCCTGTGGCTCGCTCGCTGGGTGGTCGCGGGGTTCGGCGGGGAGCTCTCTATCGAGGACAACGACCCTCGCGGGACGGTCGTGCGACTCCGGCTCCCGGCACCGGTCGACGCGACCTAA